The genomic stretch ATTAGTGAGCATCAACTATCTGTTATCAACTAAAACTGCACGATGGCAACTTCCGCTGTAACCAATAATTGAACTAATGAGTGAAACCTTCTACAAAAAAGCCATGCTCTTTCATCAAAGGCCTCTCCTATTAGTCTCAGGATAAAAATTCAGACGCGCCATTCTAGCGGCATGAATACAGCCTGTCGAGCCAAGACCTAAATTCTCACGCTCACATTCTGTATTTTTCGATATTTTCGTGATTTTGATAACGAAAGCCAGAATGTTCACAACTCAGTAATGGGGCTTGACCGAATTGATTTCAAGGGATTAACGGTTTTTTTTATTCCACCTAGCTTGTTTGCTCAAAAAAACGACAGGTATGACCACTTATGTTTTACTGCATACCAACTAACGGCGACCGTGACCACCACCACCAAAGTGTCCACCTCCGCCAAACCCACCGGATGGGCGTGAAAATTGCGGAAGTACCGCAGGGCGAGATATATTTGGACGCGAAACATTAGCGCGTTGCAGCGTTGGGCGTTGTTTGCTTTCCCATTTGGTGCGCACGGCTTTTTTTTGCTCGGTGGTTAAGCTCTTACCCGACATTTGCTCGCGTACTTGGTCACGTTTTTCTGACAAGGCTTGTTGTTTATCCGCCGGTAGCGATTGATATTTGGTATTGAGATCTTGTTTTAGCGCTGAAATATCAGGGCCATCACCATCTTTCCAGTTTTTAACTTTATCTTTTATTTCGGCTTGTTTATCTGGATCTAAGGTATGCCACCAGCTATTAACCGCTTGTTTAAACTCACCATCACCATGGCAACAATCTGGGTAGACATGATCTTGATAGAACCAATAGTCGTCATACCACCAGCCATCACTGCCATTAGTAAAGTAATATTGGGATGTGTTACTGGGCGTACTACTTGAACACCCCATCACAAACAAGGTCAGCAAAGCTATTAAGCTAAGCTGACACCAACGTTTTAACACCTTTAGATGCATTGAAAACATAGCGATACCCTCTTGTGATCATTAGCAATACTCTAGCTCATTCTAATTTAAAGCCAATAAAAACAATGATGAGAATAAAAAAACCGCAGCTTTCTCATATCGAAAAACTGCGGTTTTGCTTGGCATTAATTAGAATAACCAGATGCGATTATTTTTTGTCTTTTTTAGTCAATTTTTTATGCCAAAGCGGAGCGGATGATGGTGCTTGATATGCCATTTTATTTACTTACTTTCGACTTAATGCCTTCTCCAGCATCTTTAATTAGGTTAATGGGTGACAATATTACTCCTTTTACGGCACCTTGAGCCGCTTGTTCAGACAGCTCTCCACTCTTATCTAGGATCTGATTCACTTGTACTAGCATCGGTGGTAATTCCTTGCGAATACTTGATGTTTCCTTAACAAGAGCTGGAACAGTTTGTGTACGTACCGCTTTAACTTCACTTAAAATATTTGGAATTTGTTTATTTACGCCATGCACTTCTTTCACTATACCTGGGATTTTTCTATTCACCGAGGCGACCGTTTTGTTGACATCCCCGACCGTCTTATTAATATCACTTGCCGTACCCTGCATTTTTTCTGCTACGGTTAAGGCTCTTGGAGTAAGGTTTTCAAATGTACGCGCCACTTTTAGCCACTGATCAATCTGCAATTTATCTGCCGTAGCATTAATATCACTCAACACCTGTGGATAGGTTTCCACCACCGAGGTAATGGTCGAGGTAAACGAATAAATGGTGTAACCCAAATAAAATATTGACGCCGCTAAAATCGTCTGTATTACCACTCCTAATCGAGCCATGTGCTTTACCCTTCTTATTTCCAATATATCGACTGTAAGTGATTTATTCATTAGTGACTATCTAAAGAATAAAAGTTCATCAAATAGATCAAAAAATTCACTGTGGTAGAAATGCAAAAAACCCCTGACAACATCTCTGTTATCAGGGGTTTCAATTTGGTACGCCCTGTAGGATTCGAACCTACGACCACATCCTTAGAAGGGACGTGCTCTATCCAGCTGAGCTAAGGGCGCGTTATGGGGTGAATTATACGAGTTAACCGTGAGAGGTCAAGGCTTTGTATTGCTCTAGAAGTTAAGTGATGAAAAAAAAGCCACTACACTAATTGTCAAATAATAGTCGTTGTACTAGGGCCGAGCAAAGAAGTAAGCGACATCACCAAAGAATTACCCTTTCGCCCGAAAAAGCAATCGATTGCACTATGGATGTTAATCTCATTTTTTGCGACAATACCGCCATTGTCAGCTTAGCTGGTGTTGAAGATATTAAGGAATATCATGTCTGCTCAAATTATTGATGGAAAATTAATTTCACAAACGGTTCGTACCGAAGTCAAAGCGCGAGTTCAAGCTCGAGTAGATGCCGGATTACGAGCACCTGGTCTGGCTGTAGTGCTAGTAGGAAGCGATCCTGCTTCTCAAGTGTACGTAGGAAGTAAACGCCGCGCTTGTGAAGAAGTCGGTTTTGTTTCTAAATCGTTTGACCTACCAGCCACCACCACCGAGGCTGAAATACTTACCATCGTTGATAAGCTTAATAACGATGCTGAAATTGACGGTATTTTAGTTCAGCTTCCTCTTCCTGCTGGCATCGATAGCACTAAAATTTTAGAACGCATCTCACCAGAAAAAGATGTTGATGGTTTCCACCCATATAATGTCGGCCGTTTATGCCAATGTATGCCAAAATTACGCTCTTGTACTCCCAAAGGCATCATCACCTTATTAGAGCGTTATAACATTGAAACTCACGGTAAGCATGCTGTGATTGTCGGTGCTTCAAATATCGTTGGTCGTCCTATGACGCTAGAGTTGCTATTAGCCGGTTGTACAACGACCACTTGCCATCGTTTTACTAAAGATTTAGAAGGTCATGTACGTCAGGCCGATCTGTTAGTTGTCGCGGTGGGTAAGCCTAACTTTATTCCTGGCGACTGGATCAAACAAGGCGCAATCGTGATCGATGTTGGCATCAACCGTATGGACAATGGTAAGTTAATTGGCGATGTCGAATACGATGTGGCCAAAACCAAGGCCAGCCATATAACGCCAGTACCTGGTGGTGTGGGACCAATGACTGTCGCCAGTTTAATTGAAAATACCATGCTCGCTTGTGAGAAATTTTCGCAAGAGTAATACCACTTATACCAACTCCATTTAATATTTGATCAATTTTAATACGCCGAAAAGACGCTGATCCGTCCTTGGTCGCTTGAGAAAAGGCCATCCATGGCCTTTGACACTTTTCTCTGTACTCAATTTTGAACGCTCATTAAATTTATGGCATTGGTATTAATTTTTGACTTGTTTTCAAACCAAAAAGGCTTGCCGTAATGGCAAGCCTTTTTCATATCTCTATTTCGCATTACCCCGCCTGACGACGGGATCATTTATCAATTACGATTCAGAGGGTTTATCAAGTTGAACAGGTTCAGCGGGTGCAGTTTGTTCCACTTCCGCTGTTGGCTCTGGTCGCTTACCACCGAAAATTTTCATCACTGCTACATAGAACAATGGTACAAAGAAAATCGCAAGGAAGGTCGCAGTTAACATACCACCGATAACCGAAGTACCAATCGCATGGCGAGAGTTCGCGCCCGCACCGGTACTTAACGCTAATGGCATTACCCCAAGAATAAAGGCAAATGATGTCATTAGGATTGGTCGTAAACGTAGACGACACGCTTCCATCGTCGCCTCCATCAAGCCCATCCCTTTATCGTAGAGATCTTTGGCGAACTCAACGATCAAGATGGCATTTTTGGCGGATAACCCTATGGTGGTTAACAGACCAACCTGTAAGTACACATCATTTTCTAAACCGCGCATCATGGTTGCCGCCAATGCACCTAGAATACCCAAAGGTACCACCAGAATAACCGCCACTGGGATCGACCAGCTTTCATACAGTGCCGCCAAGCTCAAGAATACGATAACCATTGAAATCGCATACAACATTGGTGCTTGCGAGCCTGACATTCGTTCTTGGTAAGACATCCCGGTCCAACTCACCGCCACACCAGGTGGTAGCGTTTTAGCGATAGCTTCAATGGCATCCATAGAATCACCAGTACTATAACCTGGTGCTGCCTCACCTAAGATTTCAACTGCCGAGTTACCATTGTAACGTTGCAAGTTCGGAGAACTGGTTCCCCAATGCGAATGACTAAAGGCATTAAATGGAACCATTTTTCCTTTGCCGTTGCGTACATACCAGTCGTTTAAATTGTCTGGTGACATACGGTATGGCGCATCTGCTTGCATGTAGACACGCTTAACACGGCCTTTATCAATAAAGTCATTCACATACGATGAACCCCATGCAATCGACAACGTTTGGTTGATATCACCAATACTAACATCAAGCGCTTTGGCTTTTTCGTAATCCAAATCGATATAGTACTGAGCGGTATCTTCTAGGCCATTAGGACGCACTTTTTGCAACACAGGGCTTTTTGCCGCTGCTTGCAACAGTTGGTTACGCGCCGCCATTAATTTATCATGACCTAAGCCCGCCTGATCTTCTAAGAAGAAGTCAAAACCAGTCGCTTGACCGAGTTCACGGATAGCTGGTGGATTAACAGCAAAGATCACGCCATCTTTATTACCGGCAAAGTGTTTCATTGCACGACCAATAATGGCATTTACATCTTGATCGGGGTTAGTCCGCTTTGACCAATCTTTTAAGCCTACGAATGCCATACTCGCATTCTGTGCTTGACCAACAAAGCTGTAGCCCGCGACTTGGAAGAAAGACTCAACATTATCTTTTTCATTTTCGTCAAAGTATTGGCGTACATCATCCATCACTTTCTCGGTACGCTCTAGTGTCGCACCAGCAGGAAGTTGTACTAAGACCATAAAGTTACCTTGGTCTTCATCCGGTAGGAAACTTGCTGGGATATTCATAAACATCCAACCAATTAACGGCAGGATAACTACGTACACAACGAATAAGCGTTTTGGTCGGCTTAATAGCTTACCCACACCCGCAGTGTAGCTTTTACTGGTGCTGTTAAATTTACGGTTAAACCAACCAAAGAAGCCAGTAGTTTTCTCACCATGTGATGGTTTCAACATAGTGGCACATAATGCTGGCGTAAAGATCATCGCAACCAGAACAGAAAGCACCATTGAGGCTACAATAGTTAATGAGAACTGACGGTAAATCGCACCGGTTGAGCCACTCATAAAGGCCATAGGGATAAATACCGCCGACAGTACCATCGCAACACCCACTAAAGCGCCTGAGATTTCGCTCATTGCTTTTTTGGTGGCTTCTTTGGGCGGCAGATTTTCTTCTGCCATGACCCGCTCAACGTTCTCCACCACTACGATGGCATCATCCACCA from Vibrio algicola encodes the following:
- the folD gene encoding bifunctional methylenetetrahydrofolate dehydrogenase/methenyltetrahydrofolate cyclohydrolase FolD, coding for MSAQIIDGKLISQTVRTEVKARVQARVDAGLRAPGLAVVLVGSDPASQVYVGSKRRACEEVGFVSKSFDLPATTTEAEILTIVDKLNNDAEIDGILVQLPLPAGIDSTKILERISPEKDVDGFHPYNVGRLCQCMPKLRSCTPKGIITLLERYNIETHGKHAVIVGASNIVGRPMTLELLLAGCTTTTCHRFTKDLEGHVRQADLLVVAVGKPNFIPGDWIKQGAIVIDVGINRMDNGKLIGDVEYDVAKTKASHITPVPGGVGPMTVASLIENTMLACEKFSQE
- a CDS encoding efflux RND transporter permease subunit — translated: MANFFIDRPIFAWVIAILVMLGGALAVIGLPVQQYPTIAPPAVQINATYPGASAQTAENSVTQVIEQNMTGLDNLLYMSSSSSSSGSVTVTLTFALGTDPDIAQVQVQNQLTQATSQMPSEVQKQGLSVRKSSSTFMSVIGFISEDGSMTSSDIKDYVNSHISDPVSRVNGVGDTQVFGSQYAMRIWLNPAKLTSYQLTPTDVYNAIEAQNTEVTVGQIGGAPAVPGQMINATITAQNRLESVSQFENILLKVGTDGSQVRVKDIARVELNGEDMSVLPRFNGQGASGIGIKLATGANAIDTQKLVDQKLAELEKNMPKGLKMVKAMDTIPFVKLSIEEVIHTLFEAIVLVFLVMYLFLQNIRATLIPTIAVPVVLLGAFGVMSAMGFSVNTLTMFGMVLAIGLLVDDAIVVVENVERVMAEENLPPKEATKKAMSEISGALVGVAMVLSAVFIPMAFMSGSTGAIYRQFSLTIVASMVLSVLVAMIFTPALCATMLKPSHGEKTTGFFGWFNRKFNSTSKSYTAGVGKLLSRPKRLFVVYVVILPLIGWMFMNIPASFLPDEDQGNFMVLVQLPAGATLERTEKVMDDVRQYFDENEKDNVESFFQVAGYSFVGQAQNASMAFVGLKDWSKRTNPDQDVNAIIGRAMKHFAGNKDGVIFAVNPPAIRELGQATGFDFFLEDQAGLGHDKLMAARNQLLQAAAKSPVLQKVRPNGLEDTAQYYIDLDYEKAKALDVSIGDINQTLSIAWGSSYVNDFIDKGRVKRVYMQADAPYRMSPDNLNDWYVRNGKGKMVPFNAFSHSHWGTSSPNLQRYNGNSAVEILGEAAPGYSTGDSMDAIEAIAKTLPPGVAVSWTGMSYQERMSGSQAPMLYAISMVIVFLSLAALYESWSIPVAVILVVPLGILGALAATMMRGLENDVYLQVGLLTTIGLSAKNAILIVEFAKDLYDKGMGLMEATMEACRLRLRPILMTSFAFILGVMPLALSTGAGANSRHAIGTSVIGGMLTATFLAIFFVPLFYVAVMKIFGGKRPEPTAEVEQTAPAEPVQLDKPSES